The Acidobacteriota bacterium genome has a segment encoding these proteins:
- a CDS encoding DUF499 domain-containing protein, translated as MALSNHERVGKALDLLNAGLKPFVERELQAAYGKDWLAKAGLLETRPAPGKKQNSRNLDSHALLGVMWDQWNDVFKKTLGQAERSLVSELRDVRNKWAHQESFSTDDTYRALDSIARLLTAVSAEEATEVEKQKQEILRVRFEEQARQEKKRAATAAVEGQPTGGLKPWREIVTPHPDVASGRYLNAEFMADLSLVHRGEGADEYKHPTEFFRRTFLTDGLKHLLSNAVLRLTGKGGDPVVELQTNFGGGKTHSMLALYHLFSGVAPADLPGIDAVLKETGVSRPPLAKRPVLVGTAISPGQPHKKPDGTVVHTLWGDLAWQLLGKEGFRRVADADKQGVSPGSDTLRELFQKAGPTLVLIDEWVAFLRQIFDKNDLPAGSFDANLTFAQAMTEAARGVPNAMIVVSVPASEIEIGGGAGKEAVDRLKNVLGRVESTWRPASAEEGFEIVRRRLFQPISDPQLFAARDAAVRAFAELYYGQSQEFPAACREGDYERRMKAAYPIHPELFDRLYIDWSSLDKFQRTRGVLRLMAAVIHTLWERHDSSLLILPATVPIDDHTVQFELTRYMDDPWVPVIEKDVDGPHSLPLQIDRANPNLGRYSACRRVARTLYLGSAPTLHTATKGLEDRQVKLGCAQPGEAVATFGDALRRLTDHATHLYVDGRRYWYSTQPSVARLAQDRAAQQDSDKVLEEIKTRLKDEQHARGDFTRVHAAPSSNGDVPDEPEARLVILGPEHTHTPKNPESAARAEAAKILDQRGTSPRHCRNMLVFLAPDKIRFTELEQAVRQYLAWKSIDDERESLNLDAFQSNQAKTKRQQAEETVEQRIPETYQWLLVPIQRDPKGNVDWDEIRLQGQDRLAVRASKKLKGQELLITQWAGTLLRLELDRVPLWRGNHVPLKQLADDFAQYLYLPRLKDSDVLLGAIREGLALMTWQHETFAYADARDEAKGRYRGLRAGHIGTISLEGESVLVKPEVAVKQMEADNGTQPPQAASVSPSFPNGVAPTSDPGGQTYPGPVTAPPLPAPQPRRFHGSVSLDPNRLSRDMGKIAEEVVQHLAGLVDAKVEVNLEIHADIPGGAPDTVVRTVSENCRTLKFKTHGFEEK; from the coding sequence ATGGCACTCAGCAATCATGAACGAGTTGGCAAGGCACTTGATCTTTTGAACGCCGGGCTCAAGCCCTTTGTCGAACGGGAACTTCAAGCGGCCTACGGTAAGGATTGGCTGGCAAAGGCTGGCCTTCTCGAAACTAGACCGGCCCCCGGCAAGAAACAGAACTCTCGCAACCTGGACAGCCACGCTTTGCTCGGCGTCATGTGGGACCAATGGAACGATGTTTTCAAGAAAACTCTCGGCCAGGCCGAACGAAGCCTCGTCAGCGAACTCCGGGATGTCCGTAACAAGTGGGCGCACCAAGAATCGTTCTCGACCGACGATACCTACCGAGCCCTTGACAGCATTGCGCGATTGCTGACGGCAGTTTCGGCCGAAGAGGCCACAGAGGTCGAAAAGCAGAAACAAGAAATCCTTCGCGTCCGCTTTGAGGAACAGGCGCGACAGGAGAAGAAGCGCGCTGCAACGGCCGCAGTTGAAGGCCAGCCCACCGGCGGTCTGAAGCCTTGGCGCGAAATCGTGACCCCGCACCCTGACGTTGCCTCCGGGCGATACCTAAACGCAGAGTTCATGGCAGACCTAAGCCTGGTTCATCGCGGCGAAGGCGCGGATGAATACAAGCACCCGACAGAGTTCTTCAGACGCACTTTTCTTACAGATGGTTTGAAGCACCTGCTTTCAAACGCCGTTCTGCGCCTAACAGGGAAGGGCGGAGATCCGGTAGTCGAATTGCAAACCAACTTCGGGGGCGGCAAAACGCACTCGATGCTGGCGCTCTATCACTTGTTTTCAGGCGTGGCGCCCGCCGATCTTCCCGGTATTGATGCCGTTCTCAAAGAAACCGGTGTTTCTCGGCCTCCCCTCGCAAAGCGCCCCGTGCTGGTGGGCACTGCCATTTCTCCTGGCCAGCCGCATAAGAAGCCGGATGGGACGGTGGTCCACACCCTATGGGGCGACCTCGCGTGGCAATTGCTCGGGAAAGAAGGGTTCCGCCGGGTCGCCGATGCCGATAAGCAGGGTGTAAGTCCTGGTTCTGATACACTTCGCGAACTTTTTCAGAAGGCCGGCCCCACGCTTGTCCTCATTGACGAGTGGGTGGCTTTTCTCCGACAGATTTTTGATAAGAACGACCTGCCCGCTGGGTCATTCGATGCGAACCTTACATTTGCGCAGGCGATGACGGAGGCAGCTCGCGGCGTACCTAACGCGATGATCGTGGTGAGCGTCCCTGCATCCGAAATTGAAATTGGAGGCGGCGCCGGGAAGGAGGCCGTAGACAGGCTGAAGAACGTCCTTGGAAGAGTCGAGTCCACTTGGCGACCGGCAAGCGCAGAGGAAGGGTTTGAAATTGTTCGCAGGCGACTTTTCCAGCCCATCAGCGATCCTCAACTCTTTGCGGCGCGTGATGCCGCTGTGCGGGCTTTCGCGGAGCTTTATTATGGCCAGAGTCAGGAATTTCCTGCCGCCTGTCGCGAGGGAGACTACGAGCGACGCATGAAGGCCGCTTACCCTATCCACCCAGAACTGTTTGACCGTCTCTATATTGATTGGTCCAGCTTGGACAAATTTCAACGGACTCGCGGCGTACTACGTCTGATGGCCGCCGTTATCCACACGCTTTGGGAGCGGCACGATTCGAGCCTTTTGATTCTGCCGGCAACAGTACCTATCGACGACCATACAGTCCAGTTTGAACTTACTCGTTACATGGATGATCCGTGGGTGCCGGTGATCGAAAAAGACGTGGACGGCCCCCATTCGCTGCCACTTCAGATAGACCGCGCCAACCCGAATCTAGGGCGTTATTCCGCTTGCCGCCGCGTGGCTCGGACGCTTTATCTTGGCTCCGCGCCAACACTCCATACAGCCACGAAGGGCCTTGAAGACCGCCAAGTCAAACTCGGATGCGCACAGCCTGGCGAGGCCGTTGCGACATTCGGAGATGCCCTGCGTCGGCTCACTGACCACGCGACCCACCTTTATGTCGATGGCCGTCGCTACTGGTACTCCACACAGCCCAGTGTTGCTCGCCTTGCGCAAGATCGCGCGGCCCAGCAGGATTCCGACAAAGTTCTCGAAGAAATCAAAACTAGACTGAAAGATGAGCAACATGCGCGCGGCGACTTCACGCGAGTCCACGCCGCGCCTTCATCAAACGGCGATGTCCCCGACGAGCCAGAGGCCCGGCTGGTAATTCTTGGGCCAGAGCATACCCACACTCCAAAGAATCCAGAAAGCGCGGCCAGGGCCGAAGCTGCCAAAATATTGGACCAGCGCGGAACATCGCCTCGGCATTGTCGCAACATGCTCGTCTTCTTGGCCCCTGATAAGATCCGATTCACTGAATTAGAACAAGCCGTACGCCAATACCTCGCATGGAAATCGATTGACGACGAACGGGAAAGCCTCAACCTCGATGCATTTCAGTCGAACCAAGCAAAGACGAAAAGACAACAAGCCGAGGAGACAGTAGAGCAACGCATCCCGGAAACTTATCAATGGTTGCTCGTGCCTATTCAACGAGACCCGAAGGGGAATGTTGATTGGGATGAAATCCGCCTTCAGGGACAGGACCGCCTAGCAGTACGTGCCTCAAAGAAACTGAAGGGTCAGGAATTGCTGATTACCCAGTGGGCAGGAACGCTTCTTCGCTTGGAACTTGACCGAGTTCCGCTTTGGCGCGGGAACCATGTTCCATTGAAACAACTCGCTGACGACTTCGCACAATATCTCTATCTTCCGAGATTGAAAGATTCCGACGTATTGCTCGGTGCAATTCGCGAGGGCTTGGCGCTCATGACATGGCAGCACGAAACCTTCGCCTATGCCGATGCACGGGACGAGGCGAAAGGCCGTTATCGCGGCCTCCGCGCTGGGCACATTGGAACCATCTCACTAGAAGGCGAAAGTGTCTTGGTGAAGCCCGAAGTTGCTGTCAAACAAATGGAAGCCGACAACGGTACACAGCCGCCGCAGGCTGCGTCCGTTAGCCCCAGTTTCCCCAATGGTGTCGCGCCTACGTCTGACCCTGGCGGGCAAACCTACCCAGGACCCGTCACTGCTCCACCACTTCCCGCTCCGCAACCACGACGCTTCCATGGATCCGTCAGCCTTGACCCAAACCGGCTCTCTCGTGACATGGGCAAAATAGCTGAAGAAGTTGTACAGCACCTCGCCGGGCTCGTGGATGCCAAGGTCGAGGTCAACCTCGAAATTCACGCAGACATTCCCGGTGGCGCTCCCGACACCGTTGTGCGAACTGTCTCTGAGAACTGCCGTACGCTCAAATTCAAGACGCATGGATTTGAGGAAAAATAG
- a CDS encoding DUF433 domain-containing protein, whose protein sequence is MSVANLAERIVRDPKICGGEAVFKGTRVTLHTVLASLAAGDSAEEILKDFPSLSPEDVRAAIAFAAASAEEDLPAPALPRV, encoded by the coding sequence ATGAGCGTTGCGAATTTAGCTGAACGGATTGTTCGCGACCCAAAGATTTGCGGCGGCGAGGCGGTTTTTAAGGGGACGCGAGTGACGCTGCACACGGTGCTGGCCAGCCTGGCGGCGGGCGATTCGGCGGAGGAAATTCTAAAAGACTTCCCGAGCCTGAGTCCTGAGGACGTTCGGGCTGCGATCGCTTTCGCAGCGGCCTCAGCAGAGGAAGACTTGCCTGCTCCTGCCCTCCCTCGTGTTTAA
- a CDS encoding DUF1156 domain-containing protein translates to MSYRKKLIEVALPLEAINKEAAREKSIRHGHPSTLHLWWARRPLAACRAVLFASLVDDPSSHPEHFPTEEAQDKERQRLFRIIEELVKWENSNNETVLNAARAEILKSTNGNPPPVLDPFCGGGSIPLEAQRLGLEAHASDLNPVAVLITKALIEIPPKFAGLPPVNPEARKKLDYSKTWRGAEGLAEDVRYYGKWMRDEAEKRIGHLYPKVKLPKEQGGGEATVIAWLWARTVKCPNPACGAQMPLVRSFWLSTKAAKKVWIEPFVDKKLKAVHFEVKTGSGAPPEGTVNRRGATCIVCNTPVPFDHIRDEGEAGRMSAKLMAIVAEGSRGRIYLPPNLEHEQIAAKANPKDPPDTSLPERALGFRVQRYGMTKHRDLFTPRQLVALTTFSDSVGEARECVLADARRAGVDDDGKGINDGGTGATAYADAVATYLAFSLDKMTDTNTTLCTWQIDPPRLRATFGRQALPMTWDFAEAGVFGDAAGDFQRCVGSLCEVLDGLTFPVTGISKQLDATAAVDGVGAALICTDPPYYDNIGYADLSDFFYIWLRRPLGKIYPDIFSTLLTPKSQELVATPFRFDGDKSKAEVFFEEGLGKAFDRMHDKQHPDYPFSVYYAFKQAESGEGSDGETDATSPPVSTGWETMLEALLKARFAITGTWPARSELASRNVGRDTNALASSIVLACRPRSHDAPLTTRREFLNTLKAELPAALKTLQRGNIAPVDLAQAAIGPGMAVFSRYSKVVEADGSPMTVRMALALINQTLDEVLAEQEGEFDSDTRWALAWFEQYGFNEGPYGVAETLSKAKNTSVDGMKDAGILISRAGKVRLIGRKDLAKDWDPATERRLTIWEVAHYLIRLLEDEGESAASLLLRQVGALGETARDLAYRLYGICERKKWAQEALPYNSLVVAWPEIVRLSRSAPRESQSALQL, encoded by the coding sequence ATGAGTTATCGCAAGAAGCTGATTGAAGTGGCGCTGCCGCTGGAGGCGATTAATAAGGAAGCAGCGAGGGAGAAATCTATCCGGCATGGGCATCCCTCGACGCTGCATTTGTGGTGGGCGCGGCGGCCGCTTGCAGCGTGTCGCGCAGTGCTCTTTGCATCTCTTGTTGACGATCCTTCGAGCCACCCCGAGCACTTTCCGACTGAAGAAGCACAGGACAAAGAACGCCAGAGACTTTTTCGGATCATCGAGGAATTGGTGAAATGGGAGAACTCGAATAATGAAACTGTCCTAAACGCGGCCCGAGCTGAGATTCTGAAATCCACTAATGGTAATCCGCCGCCGGTGCTCGATCCCTTTTGCGGAGGAGGCTCGATACCTCTTGAGGCGCAACGGCTGGGGCTAGAAGCGCACGCCAGCGACCTCAATCCAGTGGCAGTTCTTATCACGAAGGCCTTGATTGAGATTCCGCCCAAGTTCGCCGGGCTGCCACCAGTTAATCCCGAAGCGCGCAAGAAGCTCGACTATTCAAAGACTTGGCGAGGCGCAGAAGGGCTCGCCGAAGACGTGCGTTATTACGGCAAGTGGATGCGAGACGAGGCCGAGAAACGCATTGGGCATCTTTATCCCAAGGTCAAGCTCCCGAAAGAGCAAGGCGGCGGCGAAGCGACGGTCATTGCGTGGCTTTGGGCGCGGACGGTGAAATGTCCCAACCCGGCGTGTGGCGCACAGATGCCTCTCGTGCGCTCGTTTTGGCTGTCAACCAAGGCTGCAAAAAAGGTATGGATCGAGCCATTCGTAGACAAGAAACTCAAGGCGGTGCATTTCGAGGTGAAGACTGGCAGCGGAGCGCCACCCGAAGGCACGGTGAATCGGCGAGGTGCAACATGCATTGTCTGTAACACTCCTGTTCCATTCGACCACATTCGTGACGAAGGCGAAGCGGGCCGAATGAGCGCCAAATTAATGGCCATTGTGGCCGAAGGTTCGCGAGGCCGGATCTACCTGCCTCCGAATCTCGAACACGAACAAATTGCAGCAAAAGCGAACCCGAAGGATCCACCTGATACAAGCCTGCCCGAGCGGGCACTAGGGTTCCGGGTCCAACGGTACGGCATGACAAAGCATCGTGACCTTTTCACGCCGCGCCAACTAGTCGCGCTGACGACGTTTAGTGATTCAGTTGGGGAGGCGAGGGAGTGCGTTCTGGCCGACGCTCGCAGGGCTGGTGTCGATGACGACGGCAAGGGCATTAATGACGGGGGCACAGGAGCCACGGCCTACGCGGACGCTGTAGCCACTTACCTTGCATTTTCTTTAGATAAAATGACCGACACAAATACAACTCTTTGCACATGGCAAATAGACCCGCCCAGACTTCGCGCTACATTCGGGAGGCAGGCCCTGCCGATGACTTGGGACTTCGCGGAGGCTGGCGTCTTCGGGGACGCTGCGGGTGACTTTCAAAGATGTGTCGGCTCTTTGTGCGAGGTGTTGGACGGGCTCACCTTTCCTGTTACCGGAATTTCCAAACAACTAGACGCAACCGCCGCGGTCGATGGTGTCGGCGCCGCGCTGATCTGCACAGACCCGCCCTATTACGACAACATCGGATACGCTGACCTTTCAGACTTCTTTTACATATGGTTACGACGCCCGTTGGGCAAGATCTACCCCGACATCTTCAGCACACTGCTCACCCCGAAGTCGCAAGAGCTTGTGGCAACCCCGTTTCGATTCGACGGCGACAAGTCCAAAGCTGAGGTTTTTTTTGAGGAAGGCTTGGGCAAAGCTTTTGATCGGATGCACGATAAACAGCATCCGGATTACCCATTCAGCGTTTACTACGCTTTCAAGCAAGCAGAATCGGGCGAGGGAAGCGATGGCGAAACCGACGCAACGTCACCTCCTGTTTCGACAGGTTGGGAAACTATGCTCGAAGCACTGTTGAAGGCACGGTTCGCAATAACCGGAACCTGGCCGGCGCGGTCAGAACTCGCCAGCCGAAATGTCGGGCGCGATACTAATGCGCTTGCGTCGTCCATTGTCCTCGCCTGCAGACCACGATCACATGACGCGCCGCTAACCACGCGGCGCGAATTTCTAAACACTCTCAAAGCCGAGCTTCCTGCGGCGCTCAAAACCCTTCAGCGCGGCAACATCGCGCCTGTAGACTTGGCGCAGGCGGCAATTGGGCCAGGTATGGCCGTCTTTTCGCGGTATTCAAAAGTTGTTGAAGCAGACGGCTCGCCGATGACGGTTCGCATGGCGCTTGCGCTGATCAACCAGACGCTCGATGAGGTTCTAGCCGAGCAGGAAGGCGAATTCGATTCTGACACTCGCTGGGCGCTTGCGTGGTTTGAGCAATATGGCTTCAATGAAGGGCCTTACGGCGTAGCCGAAACTTTAAGCAAGGCCAAGAATACGTCTGTTGACGGAATGAAGGACGCGGGGATTCTCATATCAAGAGCCGGCAAGGTCCGCTTGATTGGCCGGAAAGACCTTGCGAAGGACTGGGATCCCGCGACTGAACGCCGCTTGACGATCTGGGAAGTGGCGCACTACCTCATTCGGCTGCTTGAGGACGAAGGGGAGAGCGCGGCTTCGTTACTTCTGCGTCAGGTCGGCGCGCTCGGTGAGACGGCCCGCGACCTCGCCTATCGTCTTTACGGCATCTGCGAGCGAAAGAAGTGGGCGCAGGAGGCGCTGCCTTATAATTCGCTCGTCGTCGCTTGGCCCGAAATCGTTCGCCTTTCGCGGTCGGCGCCTCGCGAATCTCAATCAGCATTGCAACTGTGA
- a CDS encoding DUF3883 domain-containing protein, translating into MARLEDLTRGATVKGVLPDHLITVVDVAWHGSSVVELTYKDATGRLGSELLYRHREPTLEIVSVGRPWSFDGDGAMLRLVSEAQRIRLAYLFDPLLAIHTSIVEPLPHQITGVYGEMLTRQPLRFLLADDPGAGKTIMAGLLIKELLTRGDLHRCLIVCPGVLAEQWQDELHFKFHLPFEILTNDKLESARTGNWFLENPLAICRLDKLSRDENVQAKLEQTDWDLIVVDEAHKMSASFFSGEIKTTKRYRLGQQLSRLTRHFLLMTATPHNGKEEDFQLFMALLDGDRFEGRFRDGVHVVDASDLMRRLVKEQLLKFDGTPLFPERLAYAVSYSLSDLEARLYKEVTDYVREEFNRADALENEGRKGTVGFALTILQRRLASSPEAIYQSLRRRRERLEKRLREEQLLKRGGNVAAPAAPELPSYSDEDLDDLEDAPSAEVEHAEEQVIDQATAARTIVELEAEIAILIGLETLALKVKQSTIDKKWDELSKLLQNQAEMFDAHGHRRKLVIFTEHRDTLNYLTDRIRTLLGRPEAVVTIHGGMGREERRNAQEGFTQDKNVEILVATDAAGEGINLQRAHLMVNYDIPWNPNRLEQRFGRIHRIGQTEVCHLWNLVADETREGDVFKRLFEKIEEQRKALGGGVFDILGKLFRDQRLRDLLVEAIRYGDRPDVRARLFQTVDNLADRKRCQELLEERALAHDSLDAARVRQIREDMERAEARRLQPHFIASFFLEAFRLLGGSVYEREPKRYELTHVPAVIRNRDRQIGTGQAVLSKYERVTFEKDLISTQGKPLAEFLCPGHPLLDATIDLVVERYRDLLKRGATLIDPNDSSNEVRVLFYLEHSIQDAQTDRAGNRRIVSRRMQFVEVDHTGNVRNAGYAPYLDYRPVTDDERSQVGASLEQDWLRTDLEARVMEFAVNELVPRHLDEVQGRKQELVAKTMAAVKDRLTKEINYWDHRAEELKIQELAGRVNARINSGKARQRADELQARLQKRMEELEKERQLSPLPPVVIGGALIVPQGLLHQMKGATQTGPTQFAHDTERVEKLAMDAVLLVERQLGFDPRDVSADKCGYDIESRIPGTGKLRFIEVKGRAKGADTVTITKNEILTSFNKPDDFILALVEVDGDSATSRYVRRPFQREPDFGVTSVNYNLVDLIKRSETPA; encoded by the coding sequence ATGGCGCGACTTGAGGACCTGACACGCGGAGCCACTGTAAAAGGAGTTCTCCCAGACCACCTTATCACGGTCGTTGATGTCGCCTGGCACGGCTCTTCTGTCGTTGAACTTACGTACAAGGACGCCACCGGCCGTCTCGGCAGCGAACTGCTATATCGCCATCGAGAGCCAACCCTGGAGATCGTTTCTGTTGGTCGCCCTTGGAGCTTCGACGGGGATGGCGCGATGCTCAGGCTTGTCTCCGAAGCTCAGCGCATTCGTTTGGCGTATCTGTTCGACCCGCTGCTCGCAATCCACACATCCATCGTCGAACCGCTTCCGCATCAGATTACAGGCGTCTATGGAGAGATGCTGACGCGCCAGCCCCTTCGTTTTCTTCTTGCAGACGATCCTGGCGCTGGCAAGACCATCATGGCAGGCCTCCTTATCAAAGAACTCCTAACTCGTGGCGACCTTCACCGCTGCCTTATTGTCTGTCCCGGAGTCCTTGCCGAACAATGGCAAGATGAACTTCATTTCAAGTTTCACCTTCCATTCGAAATTCTAACCAACGACAAACTTGAATCAGCCCGCACGGGCAATTGGTTTTTGGAGAATCCCCTGGCCATCTGCCGACTTGATAAATTGAGCCGCGACGAGAACGTCCAAGCCAAACTTGAACAAACGGATTGGGATCTGATTGTAGTGGACGAAGCCCACAAGATGTCCGCTTCGTTCTTCTCCGGCGAGATCAAGACCACAAAGCGGTACAGGCTCGGCCAGCAGCTTTCTCGACTGACGCGACACTTCTTGCTCATGACTGCCACCCCCCACAATGGAAAGGAAGAGGACTTCCAGCTTTTCATGGCCTTATTGGACGGCGACCGTTTTGAGGGGCGCTTCCGGGATGGTGTTCATGTCGTGGATGCTTCGGACCTGATGCGCCGACTAGTCAAAGAGCAGCTTCTGAAATTCGACGGAACTCCGCTCTTTCCCGAACGATTGGCCTACGCGGTCTCCTATAGCTTGTCGGACCTTGAGGCCCGGCTCTACAAGGAAGTAACGGACTACGTTCGCGAGGAATTCAACCGCGCTGACGCCTTGGAGAATGAGGGCCGGAAAGGAACCGTCGGTTTTGCACTAACCATTTTGCAGCGCCGACTCGCTTCCTCACCAGAGGCGATCTACCAATCGCTCAGGCGACGACGCGAACGACTCGAGAAACGTCTTCGCGAGGAACAACTTTTGAAGCGCGGTGGCAACGTCGCCGCCCCCGCTGCCCCCGAGCTTCCGTCCTATTCGGACGAGGATTTGGATGACCTTGAAGATGCACCCAGCGCTGAGGTCGAGCACGCGGAAGAGCAAGTCATTGACCAGGCAACCGCGGCGCGCACCATCGTCGAACTCGAAGCCGAAATCGCAATTTTGATTGGATTGGAAACCCTAGCTCTGAAGGTCAAACAGAGCACAATCGATAAGAAATGGGATGAGCTTTCCAAACTCTTGCAGAACCAGGCCGAAATGTTCGATGCCCACGGGCACCGGCGGAAACTGGTCATCTTCACCGAGCACCGGGACACACTGAACTACTTGACGGATCGCATCCGGACGCTGCTTGGCCGGCCTGAAGCTGTCGTCACGATTCATGGCGGCATGGGCCGGGAGGAACGCAGAAACGCGCAAGAAGGGTTCACGCAAGATAAGAACGTCGAGATTCTCGTTGCGACTGACGCCGCTGGTGAAGGCATCAACCTCCAACGCGCTCACCTGATGGTGAACTATGACATCCCCTGGAACCCAAACCGTTTGGAGCAACGGTTTGGGCGCATTCATCGTATTGGCCAGACAGAGGTTTGTCACCTCTGGAACCTTGTTGCGGATGAAACGCGCGAAGGTGATGTTTTCAAGCGCCTCTTCGAGAAGATCGAAGAACAACGCAAGGCGCTCGGCGGCGGAGTCTTCGATATCCTTGGGAAGCTCTTTCGCGATCAGCGGCTGCGTGATCTCTTGGTTGAAGCGATCCGTTACGGTGACAGACCTGACGTTCGCGCCCGGCTCTTCCAAACCGTTGATAACCTTGCCGACCGGAAACGCTGCCAGGAATTACTTGAAGAGCGGGCCCTTGCACACGATTCATTGGATGCCGCCAGGGTCCGCCAGATTCGAGAGGATATGGAACGCGCGGAAGCCCGACGTCTCCAACCCCACTTTATTGCCAGCTTCTTTCTTGAGGCATTTCGCCTTCTTGGGGGCTCGGTCTATGAGCGCGAACCGAAACGCTACGAACTCACGCACGTGCCTGCGGTCATCCGAAATCGCGACCGCCAAATTGGCACCGGCCAGGCTGTTCTTTCGAAGTATGAGCGCGTCACGTTTGAGAAAGACCTGATCAGCACCCAAGGCAAGCCGCTCGCGGAATTTCTTTGTCCGGGACATCCGCTGCTGGACGCGACCATTGACCTCGTTGTCGAACGCTACCGTGATCTTCTCAAGCGTGGCGCCACACTGATTGATCCCAACGATTCGAGCAACGAGGTCCGAGTCCTGTTCTACCTGGAGCACTCCATTCAGGACGCCCAGACTGACCGTGCCGGAAACAGGCGTATTGTTTCCCGTCGCATGCAGTTTGTCGAGGTTGACCACACTGGAAACGTCCGAAACGCAGGCTATGCGCCGTACCTCGACTACAGGCCCGTTACTGACGATGAGCGATCACAAGTAGGCGCGTCCCTTGAGCAAGATTGGCTCAGAACTGACCTGGAAGCCAGAGTCATGGAATTTGCTGTCAATGAGCTTGTTCCGCGGCATTTGGACGAAGTGCAAGGCAGGAAACAGGAACTCGTGGCCAAGACGATGGCAGCTGTGAAAGACCGCCTCACGAAGGAGATCAATTACTGGGACCATCGTGCAGAAGAGCTTAAAATCCAGGAACTGGCCGGGCGGGTGAACGCGCGCATCAACTCGGGCAAAGCCCGCCAAAGGGCGGATGAGCTTCAAGCCCGCCTTCAAAAGCGCATGGAGGAATTGGAGAAGGAGCGCCAGCTTTCACCGCTTCCTCCTGTTGTAATCGGTGGAGCTCTAATCGTTCCCCAGGGCTTGCTCCACCAGATGAAAGGTGCGACCCAAACTGGCCCGACGCAGTTCGCTCACGATACCGAAAGGGTTGAAAAACTGGCGATGGACGCGGTACTTCTCGTTGAGCGTCAGCTTGGTTTTGATCCGCGAGACGTAAGCGCGGACAAATGCGGATATGATATTGAATCACGCATACCTGGAACGGGTAAGCTTCGTTTTATTGAAGTCAAGGGGCGCGCCAAGGGCGCCGACACCGTGACAATTACCAAGAATGAGATTCTTACTTCGTTCAATAAGCCAGACGATTTCATTCTTGCGTTGGTCGAAGTTGATGGCGACAGCGCCACGTCCCGCTATGTCCGTCGTCCCTTCCAGCGCGAGCCCGATTTCGGTGTGACCAGCGTGAATTACAATTTGGTCGACCTCATTAAACGCAGTGAGACCCCGGCATGA
- a CDS encoding ImmA/IrrE family metallo-endopeptidase: MRNVFLRDYTAGDINDLVDKVLRDLGHPDPPLNLDAVRELLRLDRQYYSSTEDGVLRDVAHRLKVAGRQVLDRPMLLFEAIRKFDLRSLFLPDGKRILIDQELPDAKQRWSEGHEIGHSIIPWHLDTMLGDNKRTLTPACHEKIENEANFAAGQLLFLHKAFVRDAGDLQPGIDAVTTLKKRYGNTITTTLWRYVERSEEPMVGGISFHPRRLSAEFDPKNPFRYFVGSRTFQERFANVREDELFKSVRSYCANRRGGQLGASDLLLSDDNGIKHVFHFETFFNQYEALTLGIYKCAHARIVTVES, translated from the coding sequence TTGAGGAACGTATTCCTTCGCGATTACACTGCGGGTGACATCAACGATTTGGTGGACAAGGTTCTTCGTGACCTTGGCCATCCTGACCCGCCGCTCAATCTCGACGCCGTCAGAGAACTGCTGCGACTTGATCGGCAGTATTACTCCTCAACCGAAGATGGCGTCCTGCGAGACGTCGCACACCGCCTGAAAGTCGCTGGCCGACAGGTTCTTGACCGGCCAATGCTTCTATTTGAAGCAATCAGAAAATTTGATCTCCGCTCACTTTTTTTGCCCGACGGTAAAAGGATTCTCATAGACCAGGAACTACCTGATGCGAAACAGAGGTGGAGTGAAGGCCACGAGATCGGCCACAGTATCATTCCATGGCACCTCGATACTATGCTTGGCGACAATAAGCGAACGCTCACCCCTGCTTGCCACGAGAAAATCGAGAACGAGGCCAATTTCGCCGCAGGTCAATTGCTCTTCCTTCACAAGGCCTTCGTGCGTGATGCTGGTGACCTCCAACCCGGAATTGATGCTGTGACTACGTTAAAGAAACGTTACGGAAACACCATCACTACAACCTTGTGGCGATATGTTGAGCGTAGTGAAGAGCCAATGGTGGGCGGCATCAGTTTCCATCCTCGTCGCCTTTCGGCAGAATTCGATCCGAAAAACCCCTTTCGGTACTTCGTTGGCTCTAGAACATTTCAGGAGCGCTTCGCAAACGTACGCGAAGACGAACTATTCAAGAGTGTTCGGTCTTATTGCGCCAACCGTCGTGGCGGCCAGTTGGGAGCAAGCGATCTGCTTTTATCCGACGACAACGGCATTAAGCATGTGTTTCATTTTGAGACGTTTTTCAACCAGTACGAAGCCCTCACGCTCGGAATTTACAAATGCGCGCACGCGCGGATTGTGACTGTCGAATCCTGA